The Rhododendron vialii isolate Sample 1 chromosome 6a, ASM3025357v1 genome includes a window with the following:
- the LOC131331265 gene encoding putative receptor protein kinase ZmPK1: protein MDTPILILLISLLLLSSPPPLFSISSPQDTLPASSSLSVSDFLISENGIFSTGFHSVGENAYCFSIWFIKPTSDNNFTVVWMANRDQPVGRRSKLSLLKSGNLILSDTAQFTVWSANTKSLSPLQLQLLNTGNLVLRNQQNVSIWESFDSPTDTLLPNQPMTRHSKLVSSRSRNNFSSGFYSLFFDYDNVLRLLFDDAEASSIYWPDPWLNSWEADRTTYNNSPHAAFSSSGYFRSSDQFKFKASDYGIGPWRILKMDVDGNVRLYSLDEERRIWRVSWQAISQPCKIHGVCGPNAMCNYDHPGENAGRKCSCLPGYKAKNLTDWSLGCEPEFNLSCNAAESGFIKLPHVEFYGYDIKFYGNCTYEKCEEECLKSCRCYGFNFRYDSDKGHYNCYRKSLLLNGYRSPSFVDPFYLRLPKGSVTFYANRKQEIRLHCPLTTQNLLIDRGYKKPKQNGTLQFMVWFASAFGGFEIICICLVWLLLYKTQQRSSENTQSYLQVVSGFRKFTYAELKKATRNFREEIGRGGSGTVYKGVLSDRRVAAIKRLNEANQGEAEFLAEVSIIGRVNHMNLIEIWGYCVEGNHRLLVYEYMECGSLGENLISGTLDWEKRFDIAIGFARGLAYLHEECLEWVLHCDVKPQNILLDSNFQSKVADFGLSKLVNRGGGGKNSSFSRVRGTRGYMAPEWISNLPITSKVDVYSYGVVVLEMVTGKSPMTTGGQGSGNTWEMEQRGLAKWVREKMNGNGDNELWLEEIIDPVMKGKCDLRKMGILVQVALECVKDDKDARPTMSQVIERLLPHQNR, encoded by the exons ATGGATACCCCAATTCtaatcctcctcatctccctaCTCCTCCTATCATCTCCACCACCTCtgttttcaatctcatcacCCCAAGATACGTTACCCGCatcctcatctctctctgttTCCGATTTTCTAATTTCAGAAAACGGAATCTTTTCCACCGGCTTCCACTCCGTCGGCGAAAATGCCTATTGCTTTTCCATATGGTTCATTAAACCCACATCTGACAACAATTTCACGGTCGTTTGGATGGCCAATCGCGACCAACCTGTCGGAAGACGCTCgaaactctctctcctcaaatccGGCAACCTCATCCTTTCCGACACAGCCCAATTCACAGTCTGGTCCGCAAACACGAAATCACTATCCCCACTTCAATTACAGCTTCTAAATACCGGTAACCTCGTTCTTCGAAATcaacaaaatgtttcaatttggGAAAGCTTTGATTCACCAACGGATACCCTTCTTCCAAACCAACCCATGACCCGACATTCAAAACTTGTTTCCTCTCGAAGCCGTAACAATTTCTCGTCTGGGTTTTACTCCCTGTTTTTCGACTACGATAACGTCCTCCGTTTACTATTTGACGACGCGGAGGCTTCCAGCATATATTGGCCCGACCCGTGGTTGAACAGCTGGGAGGCGGATCGGACCACCTATAATAACAGTCCACATGCGGCGTTCAGTTCATCTGGGTATTTCCGATCAAGTGACCAATTTAAGTTTAAAGCTTCGGATTATGGCATTGGGCCTTGGAGAATATTGAAAATGGATGTGGATGGGAACGTGAGATTGTATAGTTTGGATGAGGAGAGAAGGATATGGAGAGTTTCTTGGCAAGCCATAAGTCAGCCGTGCAAGATCCATGGAGTTTGTGGGCCCAATGCGATGTGTAATTATGATCATCCGGGGGAGAATGCTGGTCGGAAATGCTCTTGTTTACCCGG GTACAAGGCAAAAAACCTTACAGATTGGTCTCTCGGGTGTGAACCGGAGTTCAACCTCTCTTGCAACGCTGCCGAATCCGGTTTCATCAAACTTCCTCACGTTGAATTCTACGGCTATGATATCAAATTCTACGGAAATTGCACCTATGAAAAGTGTGAGGAAGAATGCTTAAAAAGCTGCAGATGCTACGGCTTCAATTTCCGATATGACAGCGACAAAGGTCATTACAATTGTTATCGAAAGTCACTGTTGCTTAACGGATACAGATCCCCTTCATTTGTGGATCCTTTTTATCTAAGGCTGCCCAAAGGCTCCGTCACTTTTTATGCAAATCGAAAACAAGAAATCAGGTTGCATTGCCCCCTGACCACACAAAACTTGCTAATTGATAGAGGTTACAAGAAACCCAAACAAAACGGGACGTTGCAGTTTATGGTTTGGTTCGCCTCTGCATTTGGCGGCTTTGAAATCATTTGTATTTGTTTGGTATGGTTATTGTTGTACAAAACCCAACAAAGATCAAGTGAAAACACACAAAGTTACCTTCAAGTTGTGAGCGGGTTTAGGAAATTCACTTATGCCGAGTTGAAGAAAGCAACGAGAAATTTTAGGGAAGAAATCGGAAGGGGAGGCAGTGGGACTGTGTACAAAGGAGTTTTATCTGATCGTAGAGTTGCAGCAATCAAGAGACTCAACGAGGCTAATCAAGGGGAAGCAGAATTCTTAGCGGAAGTAAGCATCATTGGAAGAGTTAACCACATGAACTTGATAGAGATTTGGGGATACTGCGTTGAAGGAAATCATAGGCTATTGGTTTACGAGTATATGGAGTGTGGATCATTAGGAGAGAATCTTATTTCTGGCACCCTTGATTGGGAGAAGAGGTTTGATATTGCAATTGGCTTTGCGAGGGGCCTAGCTTATCTGCACGAAGAGTGTTTGGAGTGGGTTCTCCATTGTGATGTGAAGCCTCAAAACATTCTCTTGGACTCTAATTTCCAATCCAAGGTTGCAGATTTCGGCCTCTCCAAGCTAGTAAACAGAGGGGGTGGTGgaaaaaattcaagcttttcCAGAGTGAGGGGGACAAGAGGTTACATGGCGCCCGAGTGGATTTCTAACCTCCCGATCACATCCAAAGTTGATGTTTATAGCTACGGAGTGGTGGTGTTGGAAATGGTCACGGGAAAGAGCCCGATGACAACAGGTGGTCAGGGGTCTGGAAATACATGGGAGATGGAACAGAGAGGGCTGGCGAAGTGGGTGAGGGAGAAGATGAATGGGAATGGAGACAATGAACTGTGGCTTGAAGAGATCATTGATCCAGTGATGAAAGGGAAATGTGATTTAAGGAAGATGGGAATACTGGTTCAAGTGGCATTGGAATGTGTAAAGGATGATAAAGATGCAAGACCTACCATGAGTCAGGTTATAGAGAGGCTTCTACCCCATCAAAACAGATGA